One part of the Gemmatimonadaceae bacterium genome encodes these proteins:
- the ftsH gene encoding ATP-dependent zinc metalloprotease FtsH, whose amino-acid sequence MPLPMQPKNKKEFSWGRFSKTVAFWILLILIPVVLIQLSGTKSEASKQISYTQYRDELDHGNIAKVTITAGKMVNGTVKQRITVPGSDQQYKNFSVRLPVENSEAEVAALNAKNVAIDAKDAGVSVTAWVVNFVPWLIVIGFYLFVFKQMQAGGAKAFSFGKSKAKLLTGDTPKVTFADVAGADEAKQELQEIIEFLRDPQKFTKLGGRLPKGALLVGPPGTGKTLLAKAVAGEAGRPFFSMSGSDFVEMFVGVGASRVRDLFEQGKAHAPCIIFIDEIDAVGRHRGAGLGGGHDEREQTLNQLLVEMDGFESNDGVILIAATNRPDVLDPALLRPGRFDRQIVVDAPDLKGREGILKVHLRNKPIADDVDITTLARGTPGMAGADLANLVNEAALLAVRRSHEKIFMPDLEDAKDKVMLGAERKSMVMKDEERRLTAYHEGGHAICAMRVAGNDPLHKVTIVPRGRALGLAFTLPEDDRVSITRQQLEANLVMAYGGRVAEELIFGHDRVTTGAASDIQKATVIARRYVTQWGLSDAIGPILVGDNEQELFLGREIQHRREVSEQTSQLVDAEVKRVIDQAYDRAKQTLEANLGLLHQVAAALLERETLTREDIEMLARGETLPPRSSGAPPMPPAQPAHPSLEPKRTPPPLLGGPEPSPA is encoded by the coding sequence ATGCCACTTCCGATGCAGCCGAAAAACAAGAAGGAGTTCAGTTGGGGACGGTTCTCGAAGACCGTCGCTTTCTGGATTCTCCTCATCCTCATTCCTGTCGTCCTCATCCAGCTCTCGGGCACAAAATCCGAGGCGTCGAAGCAGATCTCGTACACGCAGTATCGAGACGAGCTGGACCACGGGAACATCGCCAAGGTGACGATCACCGCCGGCAAGATGGTGAACGGCACCGTCAAGCAGCGGATCACCGTCCCCGGCAGCGACCAACAGTACAAGAACTTCAGCGTCCGTCTTCCGGTCGAGAATTCGGAAGCCGAAGTCGCCGCGCTGAACGCCAAGAACGTCGCGATCGACGCGAAGGACGCCGGCGTCTCCGTCACGGCGTGGGTCGTGAACTTCGTGCCGTGGCTGATCGTCATCGGCTTCTACCTGTTCGTCTTCAAGCAGATGCAGGCAGGCGGAGCCAAGGCCTTCTCCTTCGGTAAGTCGAAGGCGAAGCTGCTCACGGGCGACACGCCGAAGGTCACGTTCGCCGACGTGGCGGGTGCCGACGAAGCCAAGCAGGAGCTTCAGGAAATCATCGAGTTCCTACGCGACCCGCAGAAGTTCACCAAGCTCGGTGGGCGGCTGCCGAAGGGCGCGCTGCTCGTCGGCCCGCCGGGCACGGGCAAGACGCTGCTCGCCAAGGCCGTGGCCGGCGAAGCGGGGCGTCCGTTCTTCTCGATGTCGGGCTCCGACTTCGTAGAAATGTTCGTCGGCGTCGGCGCGAGCCGCGTGCGCGACCTGTTCGAGCAGGGCAAGGCACACGCGCCGTGCATCATCTTCATCGACGAGATCGACGCGGTCGGCCGTCATCGCGGCGCCGGCCTCGGCGGCGGTCACGACGAGCGCGAGCAGACGCTGAACCAGCTGCTCGTGGAGATGGACGGCTTCGAATCCAACGACGGCGTCATTCTGATCGCCGCCACGAACCGACCCGACGTGCTCGACCCGGCGCTCCTGCGTCCGGGGCGCTTCGACCGTCAGATCGTCGTCGACGCGCCGGATCTCAAGGGCCGTGAGGGAATTCTCAAGGTCCACCTGCGCAACAAGCCGATCGCCGACGACGTGGACATCACGACGTTGGCGCGCGGCACGCCGGGTATGGCCGGCGCCGATCTCGCGAACCTCGTCAACGAGGCCGCGCTGTTGGCCGTCCGTCGGAGCCACGAAAAGATCTTCATGCCCGACCTCGAGGACGCCAAGGACAAAGTCATGCTGGGCGCCGAGCGAAAGTCGATGGTCATGAAGGACGAGGAGCGTCGCCTCACGGCGTATCACGAGGGTGGCCACGCCATCTGCGCGATGCGCGTCGCGGGCAACGACCCGCTGCACAAGGTGACGATCGTTCCGCGCGGCCGCGCGCTCGGCCTCGCGTTCACGCTGCCGGAAGACGACCGTGTGTCGATCACCCGTCAGCAACTCGAGGCGAACCTCGTGATGGCCTACGGCGGTCGCGTGGCCGAAGAGTTGATCTTCGGACACGACCGCGTGACGACCGGCGCGGCGAGCGACATCCAGAAGGCGACGGTCATCGCGCGCCGGTACGTAACGCAGTGGGGTCTCTCCGACGCGATCGGTCCGATCCTCGTTGGCGACAACGAGCAGGAGCTTTTCCTCGGCCGCGAGATTCAGCATCGGCGCGAGGTGTCGGAGCAGACCTCGCAGCTCGTGGATGCGGAAGTGAAGCGCGTGATCGATCAGGCGTACGACCGCGCAAAACAGACGCTCGAAGCGAACCTGGGGCTCTTGCACCAGGTCGCGGCGGCGCTGTTGGAGCGAGAGACGCTGACCCGCGAGGACATCGAGATGTTGGCGCGCGGCGAAACCTTGCCGCCCCGCTCATCGGGCGCGCCGCCGATGCCGCCCGCGCAGCCGGCGCATCCATCGCTCGAGCCGAAGCGAACACCACCGCCGCTCCTCGGCGGGCCGGAGCCGAGCCCGGCGTAA
- the hpt gene encoding hypoxanthine phosphoribosyltransferase translates to MHATAADPRLLGRDVRRIVYSEPEIAARVQAIGTEITATYPDGELLVLGLLKGSFIFLSDLVRQIRRPLQVDFLVAASYGDSTVSSGNVRLVYDPETELEGKHILLVEDIVDTGRTLNRLMDLLWARKPRSLEICALLHKHIAKELRYPTRFIGFDAPNEFLVGYGLDHAENFRHLPYIASLR, encoded by the coding sequence GTGCACGCAACGGCGGCTGATCCGCGACTCCTGGGTCGCGACGTACGACGGATCGTCTACTCGGAGCCCGAGATCGCGGCTCGCGTCCAGGCGATCGGGACGGAGATCACGGCGACGTATCCAGACGGCGAACTATTAGTGCTGGGTCTCTTGAAGGGCAGCTTTATATTTCTAAGTGACTTGGTGCGCCAGATTCGGCGGCCCCTGCAGGTCGACTTTCTCGTGGCTGCGAGCTACGGCGACTCGACCGTGTCCAGCGGGAACGTGCGTTTGGTGTACGACCCCGAGACCGAGCTCGAGGGTAAGCACATTCTCCTCGTCGAGGATATCGTCGATACCGGTCGTACATTGAATCGCCTGATGGATTTATTGTGGGCACGGAAGCCGCGATCGTTGGAGATATGCGCGTTGCTTCATAAGCACATCGCCAAGGAACTTCGGTATCCGACGCGATTCATCGGTTTTGATGCACCCAACGAGTTCCTCGTGGGGTATGGTTTGGATCACGCAGAGAACTTCAGGCACCTTCCGTACATAGCGAGCTTGCGGTAA
- the tilS gene encoding tRNA lysidine(34) synthetase TilS, producing MSPSLADSIFGGVAASLAPHDRIVLAVSGGLDSMALLDAAAAVMERERLLIATYDHGTGAAARDACALVQREAAARGTECVVGRARGPLPGSEAAWRDARWSFLREVARASRATIATAHTADDQIETVLMRIMRGAGPRGMAALLARGEVLRPLLDVRRSTLLNFAAARGVEWVEDPTNASRRFLRNRIRHDLLPALRRVNPLIDDELLDLGRRAAEWRLETDSAADVISRVDPVARTADVRLAAIRGLDAGQVAVLWPAVAARIGVTLDRRGISRAASFSSRSRVGARIQVSGGWEIVRSRHALRLRSTPGRRETDETLLDLSSETRWGGWTFWSASGSGRASSTPSGQLEWNARLPIDQPLRVREWRPGDRLIGGAGGTGRKVKRLLNDAGVTGHERQGWPVVLSGDRIVWIPGVRRSDAATARSAGARGQPILTFSCARNGG from the coding sequence GTGTCTCCCTCGCTCGCGGATTCCATTTTTGGCGGCGTCGCCGCCTCGTTGGCGCCTCACGACCGGATCGTCCTCGCCGTTTCGGGCGGGCTCGATTCAATGGCGCTGCTCGACGCCGCCGCGGCGGTGATGGAGCGCGAGCGTCTCCTGATCGCGACGTATGACCATGGGACGGGCGCCGCGGCCAGAGACGCATGCGCGCTGGTTCAGCGCGAGGCCGCGGCTCGAGGAACCGAGTGCGTCGTGGGTCGGGCGCGCGGGCCGCTTCCCGGCTCGGAGGCGGCGTGGCGCGACGCGCGCTGGTCTTTCCTTCGCGAAGTGGCCCGCGCGAGCCGCGCGACCATCGCGACGGCGCACACCGCGGATGACCAGATCGAGACCGTGCTGATGCGCATCATGCGCGGCGCGGGTCCGCGGGGCATGGCCGCGCTGCTGGCGCGCGGCGAGGTGTTGCGGCCGTTGCTCGACGTACGTCGATCCACGCTGCTCAACTTCGCGGCCGCTCGCGGTGTCGAATGGGTCGAAGATCCCACGAACGCGTCGCGACGATTCCTGCGAAATCGGATTCGACACGACCTCCTCCCCGCGCTTCGCCGCGTGAACCCGCTCATCGACGACGAATTGTTGGACCTCGGGCGACGCGCGGCGGAATGGCGGCTCGAAACCGATTCCGCAGCCGACGTCATATCGAGAGTGGATCCGGTCGCGCGTACGGCCGACGTTCGACTCGCCGCGATTCGGGGTCTCGACGCCGGCCAGGTCGCCGTACTTTGGCCGGCTGTCGCGGCGCGAATCGGCGTCACGCTCGATCGTCGAGGCATCAGTCGCGCGGCTTCGTTTTCGAGCAGGTCGCGCGTCGGCGCGCGGATTCAGGTTTCAGGCGGCTGGGAAATCGTTCGGTCACGACACGCCCTTCGACTCCGTTCCACGCCCGGGAGACGGGAGACCGACGAGACCCTGTTGGACCTCTCGAGCGAAACGCGGTGGGGCGGATGGACGTTCTGGTCAGCAAGCGGGTCGGGCCGGGCTTCCTCGACCCCCAGTGGCCAGTTGGAATGGAACGCTCGGCTGCCAATCGATCAGCCGTTGCGGGTGAGGGAATGGCGTCCCGGCGACCGGCTCATCGGTGGCGCGGGAGGGACGGGACGGAAGGTCAAGCGGCTGTTGAACGACGCCGGTGTCACCGGTCACGAACGGCAGGGCTGGCCCGTAGTACTGTCAGGAGATCGAATCGTCTGGATTCCTGGAGTTCGCCGCAGCGACGCGGCAACCGCACGGTCCGCGGGCGCGCGGGGCCAACCCATCCTAACCTTTTCCTGTGCACGCAACGGCGGCTGA